The stretch of DNA GTAACGGTGGTGACGAACCGACCATTCCGCCGCCGGAACGCCGCGAACACTGAGGTCGCGGCGTCGTCTCAGGCAAAGCTTACGGCCGCGATGGCATGCCATTCATCACCGGTGGCGGTGGACCATGCGGGCCCGTACCCTGTCGCAGCCGCATCAGCGCATCGAACGCCTGACGCTGCGCCGGATCGAGCGCGTCATAGAAGCTTCGCGCGGCCGCGATGCGCCCGGCATCGTCGGCCGAACGCCGGGCGGAATCCTGGGTCATGCGATCGAGACGCTGGGCAAACCCTTCCGGCGCGGTACCCGGCCTTGGCCGCGCATCGTCGTGCGCAGGCGCAGGCGGCGCCGTCGACTGCAGGAACGCCGTCAGCGCGGGACGCTGTGCGGGCCGCAGGTTGAGCAACAGCGCCATGTCGTCCGCCTCGCGCGCCTGCATCGGGGCGATCATCTCAGGCGGGGGCCCACGGTGCGCATCGCTACCGCCGCGTGGTCCTTGCGCAAACGCCGGCAGCGTCAGCACCGCCAAACCTACCAATGCGCCAGGCAAAATCGTCAGCCTCATCGTCATCCCCCTTCTGGTAAAAGATCTGCCTGGATCAGCCGAGCAGACCGGACACGATCCATCGGCGGCTGACCGCGGACTTTACGATTGCAGCACCGCAGCATCGACAGGCCGAGCGTTGGATCGGCTCGCCCTTCACGTCGCGGTGCCGGGATCGGGGCAGGTGGCGGCCGATCGCACAGCCGCCTGATCGTGATACCAGTGTCTGCATGCCGACTCCCCTTGCGCGGCGACCGTCCAAGGATCGCGCCGCTGCGTTGGCAGCCGATGTTGTCCGTGATGTTTCGGCATGGTTGCGACCGCCGTTTTCCCAGCGGCTGCGTCAAGGGAGTTCAGGTAGCCGTCGCGGCGGTTTCGGCATTCAGTGCCAGGCGATCCCGTCGTCCTATGCAGCAACGTCGATCGACTGGACGATCAGCCCGGCCCCGGCAAAATCGTCCGCTGCAACCGCATCGATCTGACGCTCGATACCGCGCGTGAGCCCCGCCGGCACGGTCACCGCGAAGCCCCGTGCCAGCAAGCCGTCGACCGCCCATCGAACGCAGTAATCCGCCGCGACGCCGATGACCGTGACATCGGTAACGCCGTTCGCCGCCAACGCCGCGAAGAACGCCTCGCGCTCAATCGTCGGCCTACTTGAATTCCGCGCATCCTCGATCGCAAGCCCGGGTTCGGCCCACATGTCGAACACGCCCTTCTCGATCCGCCATGCCGGGATTGCCGGGTCGACCAGCGCGACGTCGAGCATGTTGCCCCAACCCTGCGCGCCCTGGACACAGTGGATCGGAAACATCTGGGCCTCGGGCGAGGCGGCGTAGGTCTCGACGAAATGCGTGTCGAACGTAAACAGGACGCCGGCAACTTCGGCGGGCTCGAGCGTCGATAGCCAAGCCTGCATCGGCACCACCAAACCCTCCGCGCCCGCGACGCTCAGCGCGCCCTCGCCCGCCATGAAATCCCACTGCGTGTCCACTACGACCACGAACCGCGTCATCGCCCGTCTCCTTTGGCTGCTGCTTGACACACTCGCGTCTTCTCGGACACCCGCAGCGTCGACGCAACGCAGGAGCCCGCGCGCATGGCCGTGACAGATATCGCCACCCGGACGTACAACCACAATTTCCGGCTCGATCCGATCGTGCGCAGCCTGCTCGATACCGATTTCTACAAGCTGTTGATGTTGCAGATGATCCGGCAGGCGTATCCGGACGTCCATGCCACCTTCGCGCTGATCAACCGGACCAAGACCGTGCGGCTCGCCGAGATCGTC from Sphingomonas sp. HMP9 encodes:
- a CDS encoding Spy/CpxP family protein refolding chaperone is translated as MRLTILPGALVGLAVLTLPAFAQGPRGGSDAHRGPPPEMIAPMQAREADDMALLLNLRPAQRPALTAFLQSTAPPAPAHDDARPRPGTAPEGFAQRLDRMTQDSARRSADDAGRIAAARSFYDALDPAQRQAFDALMRLRQGTGPHGPPPPVMNGMPSRP
- a CDS encoding isochorismatase family protein, encoding MTRFVVVVDTQWDFMAGEGALSVAGAEGLVVPMQAWLSTLEPAEVAGVLFTFDTHFVETYAASPEAQMFPIHCVQGAQGWGNMLDVALVDPAIPAWRIEKGVFDMWAEPGLAIEDARNSSRPTIEREAFFAALAANGVTDVTVIGVAADYCVRWAVDGLLARGFAVTVPAGLTRGIERQIDAVAADDFAGAGLIVQSIDVAA